The Malus domestica chromosome 17, GDT2T_hap1 genome contains the following window.
TGTGTGCTACAGTTTGGTTTTGCAGTGGGTTATGTCATTAAtacatgttaaaaaaaattttgactAAAAATGATTCGTTATGAAAGTTTGTGAAAAGATATAAGCACTAATTGAAACAGTAAACCAAGTTAACATCTATAAATGGTACTAAATGACTGACTTTATTGAACATACCTCGTGAAAGATATTGCGTTCCGATCACGTACTCACAAGTATAAAAATCAGATGATAGTACAGCATTGAAGCACGGATATCGTCCCATAGAGATCAAATTGATTCTAAAGTCTTACTaactaaattgaaacaaattacaATGGAGAAGCTTTAACGAAAAAGATATATGATTTGAAATCACAAGTTTGCATGCACAACACGCAATGAGACATCACAAATTCACAATCATGCATGGTGCGACTGTTGGAAGTTGGATGCTCAGATTTTCCCGTGCATGGTGCGACTCTTGCCGGAGCATTCTCGAAGACAATCACCACATAAACTTCAATCTGAAATCACAAGTTTGCATGCACAACACGCAATGAGACATCACAATCGTCACGAATTTGAAGTTTAACTCCACTAGTATTCTTTCAACACCAATTCGATATAAATTAAAGAGGAATTGCCCCAATTGAAAATTGCAACGTTGTACCCAAAAAAGCAATTGCAACAAATTCCTCCAATTCAAGAAATTCTCCATAACATCAAACACAAATTACATTATACTATCTACTTATGTTCTCCTAATCAATTCCAATTACAATgtacaaaaataacaaaaacccgACTCAAAGATCATAAGAATTaacgaaataaaaataaaaattatgtatTGAAATTCCAATTACAATATGCAAAAAATGGCAAAAACCCACGTCAGGGTTAAACGGATCAATGCTCGCGTTGGATTTGGCGGAGCCGTCCTCAATTGGGCTGACGGAGGAAGAGCCGAAGACCATGAAAGGAAGGAACAGCATGTCGATCCAGCCGTGGATTAGTAGGTGACCGGAAACGTCGATCCAGCATTGGGGCGAGCCGATGTGGGGCGGCGTGCGGTTGTCGTAGCAGCGGGAGTAGACGCCATACTTAAAATCGCGGGCATGGCTGGAGAGAGATAGTCTTCGCGCTCAGGATCTTGGGTTGAAGTGCGAGACTTTGAAGAATATGAGAAATGGATCATCTGGGTcctcttcttattcttctgcTTCTTCAAATGCACTCTTCTGGTTCGAGAGAAGCAGAGAAAGGAacgagggagggagagaggagagaggagagaggagagaggagagagtgggtgaattaaagaagaaaaaaagtaatAGGTGGGAGAGAGAGGAGCGAAGGGAAacaggagagaggagagagtggGGTGGGTGAAAAGAAGTAATGTTTATAACCAAAAGAAAAgggcaaaaaagaaaagaaaaaaaaaaggaaaaaagaaaagaaaaagtgctGAATAGGCTGTGGGAAAGCATTCaatgacaaaagaaaagtcCAAAAAGTTATTATCTAAATCGACATGTCAGGGAGGGAGAGAACGGGACCGCCCAgggaaaaagacaaaaaaaaaaaaatatagtagggAACTCTGGCCCACGCGACGAGGTATTCCAACCGAGTGGTTGACTGACTTGTTTGCAAGTCTCTGGTTTTTGTTAGTGCGATGATGTCCCCAAACAACATTCTGGATAAACAATGCTTCACGCCTGCAAATTGAAAGTCCAAATTATGCATACAGATGATTCATCATATCATGCAACACCAAGAGTCATATGAACTAAACTAATTCATCATATATCTTAAATTAAGAATTAATTAGACGACCTTTAAGCTGACATGAACGACTGGTGGATAACCCACTGGGAATTTATACAGAAAACTAGCCCTATTACTCGCAACAACATAAAGTTCTCAGTGAGTAGAAGCTCTTCTTTGATCAATCATCCACGGCTTCCTCAGTTTTTTTATCAATCGTCCATGTGATTAATGATCTGCTAATGAATTAGGTTTTGCTATATTTGTTCcaacatttggtatcagagccaataaTATTGGCTTCTCATTAATCCGTCAATGCTGATGCTTATCTAATTACTAAtcattattttcttcttccaatATGATCCTACCATTGGATTTCTATGGCTATTATCATTGTGGCTTCCTCACTATTTGCAGATAAAGGATGTTGGtgacaaacatatatatatactcgCTAACATCTTTCAGCTTCTTCAGATTCAATACTCTGATgagacttcaaaaaaaaaaaaacaaaaacaaaaaaggcaaCCATGTCTTCACCAAAGTGGGACTTTTAAGGGATTCTTTGGTTGTGGTTTATACATATAGCTTATAATATGAATAACGGTTGCAACTTAATCTTTTGTTGAAGGGCATGATGATATATAGAGATACCTCATATCAAAGGTTATCGAAACTAATAATGTTTCCTATAAGGTACTCCAACGGTTGGGTCTGGTTATAGGTACCATCCATTTTTAACCTTGCCAAAACCATTCTTGATCAAATGTTTATACAATTTTTCACCAAAATAGGAATTATTACGAAATTTTGTTCAAGGAGTTTCTTAGATGAAATTGGGATTGACAGTTTATCACACGAGACTAATCTTTCCAAAAGAGACATAATGAATTGTTCAAAAAGATGATTCACCATGCAACACCAAGATTGATATGAACTAAATGCCTTATTCATCATGACTTTGGCTGATGATGTTGAAagcaattaaattttgtaaaagagGTAGTTTGAATTCATACCCGCCCGCCGTGGTCTTAAAAGTCCGGCCACTCAAATCCGCACAAGCCTTAAGATCCTTTCTCCACTGCTCCACCTCATTTGGATCTTCATTCTGAAATGCTTCCCCCAAACTACCACTCTGTTCCCTCAATTGCGAAGGGTCAACGTTGTAGAATATAGGATAGACTGCTTTCCCCTCTCTCATGATCTTCGACAGCTCCCTCAAGCACCATCGGGACTCCGCGTAATTCTTTGAGAAGACGACGACCGCGATCCTCGACCCTTCGATTTCTCGGTCAAGTTCTCTCTGTATATTCTCCCCCCTTTTGAGCTCGTCGTCTATAAA
Protein-coding sequences here:
- the LOC103404266 gene encoding disease resistance protein RUN1-like; this encodes MLRKAFLLQTLAYSFLPPTFSYSAASCIFSPSSLFLLSHLPAIQNNNQEFRWESWETLVFFRLNRSGDSLLYLKSMNTSSPAHATAAAAGGSSSSRRSSWKNEVFLSFRGEDTRTGFTDHLLKALRDAGINTFIDDELKRGENIQRELDREIEGSRIAVVVFSKNYAESRWCLRELSKIMREGKAVYPIFYNVDPSQLREQSGSLGEAFQNEDPNEVEQWRKDLKACADLSGRTFKTTAGGREALFIQNVVWGHHRTNKNQRLANKSVNHSVGIPRRVGQSSLLYFFFFVFFPGRSRSLPP